GAGCCCGTGCGAGGTCCCGGTGTCGGCGAGGATCTCGACGAACCGTTCGGCCAACGACAGACGCCCGCCGAACACCAGAGCGGCGTCGGCGGGCGTCGGGGGAAGTTCCACGTGAAACCAGCGACTCGGGGTCCGGCCTCAGGCAGGCAGGATGACGATGTGACGGCGGGGCTCGACGCCCTCCGACTCGGAGACGAGACCGGCTGCCGACACCTCGTCGTGGACGACCTTGCGCTCGAACGCGGTCATGGGATCGAGGCTGCGCCGCTCGCCCGTCTCCTTCACCTCGGCGATCGAGCGGTGGGCCAGCTCAACGAGGGCCGTGCGGCGCTCGGCCCGGTGGCCGGCGACGTCGAGCATGAGGCGGCTGCGCTCGCCCGTCTCGACCTGGACCGCGAGCCGGGTCAGCTCCTGCAGGGCCTCAAGGACCTTGCCGTCCGTGCCGACGAGACGACGGGGTACGCGCCCCTCCTCGGAGTCGACGATGGCCACCGCGGCGCGGTCACCGTCGACGTCCACGTCGATGTCGCCGTCGAGGTCCGCGATGTCGAGCAGCGTCTCGAGGAAGTCGGCGGCCACCTCACCTTCGCGCTCGAGCTGCTGCACCCGGGTCTTGCGCTTCGAGGGGGCGGTACCGTCCACGCCCGCCTCGGCGTCTTCCCCGTCCGCAGCGTCGTCGTCCGCGTCGTCGAGATCGCCGGCGGCCGGGCCCGCGGAGTCAGCGGCCTGCGCCGACTCCGCTGACTCCGCTGACTCCGCCGAGATGGTGTCAGTCTGCTCCGGCTGCGGCGTCGCGTCCGTGGTCGGCGACGTCGGGCTCGCCGCCGAGTCGGTCAGGTCGACCGGCTCGGCCGACGACGTCTGCTCTGCCGCGGGTGACTGGGTGTCCGTCACGTTCGTCTCCTTCGTTCACACGCCGTCCACATCCTGTGGAGAACCGCTGCGCTGCGGTGCCGGCCTGTCTGATGCGTCCTCGTCACCGAGGTCGCGGGTGGTTGGTGGGGGTCGGTCGGGGCCGCAGGCGCCGGCAGCAGACACTGCCGCTCCGCCCGGGGCCACCGGCCCAGGGGTCAGCGCGGGCTGGAGCCGCGCTTGCGCTTGCGGCCCGCCTGCGACTGGCGGGGAGACGTGGCCGTGCCGGGCCGAGCGGCACGCGAGCCGGGCGAGGTCGCCGAGGTCGCCGAGCCACCGGACCGGGATCCCGAGCTCCCCGTCGTCGCTCGGGCGCCGGCGACGGCCCCGTCACGGGTCGGGTCGGGCGCGGCGCCGTCGGCCACCAGGTCGGCATCCTGGCCGGCATTCTGATCGACGGCCACGTCAGCCCCGTCGGCATCCGAACTGGTGTTCGACGAACCGTTGGCGCCCACGACACCGGGGCGGGCCCCCTTGGCGCGCTTCTTGCCCTTCGGCTGCTGGCGCTGACCCGAGCGGGGCGCGTCGTCCTCGACCTCGTCGACGGCGGTGCCGAGGCCCGGGACGACGAGCTCCTTGACCGTCTTGCCCTTGCGCTTCATCCGCTCTCGCTGGGCCTTCTCCGCCTCCGAGCCGGGCGCCGGCATGTTGCGGATGACGTAGAACTGCTGGCCCATGGTCCAGAGGTTGGTGGTCAGCCAGTAGAGCAGGACACCGATGGGGAAGTTGATGCCGGAGATCATGAAGAAGAACGGCATGAGGTACAGCAGCACCTTCTGCTGCTTCGCGAACGGGTTGTCGAGCGCCGCCGCGGGCATGTTCTTGCGCATCAGCTGGTACTGCGTCGTGAACGTCGTCGCCGACATGAGCACGATGAGCACCGCGGTGAAGATCTTGACGTTGACGTCGGGGCTCGTCATGAAAGCGTCGGACAGGCGGGCGCCGAAGATCGTCGAGCTCTCGATCGTGCGCGCGACCTCGTTCGTGATCGGGCCGATACCGGGCTGCTTGCCCTCGGACTGCGCGCGCAGGTTGTTGAGCAGCTGGAAGAGGCCGAAGAAGAACGGGCTCTGGATGAGGATCGGCAGACAGCTGCTGAACGGGTTCGTCCCCGTGCGTCGGTAGAGGTCCATCATCTCGGCCTGCTGGGCCTTCTGGGACTCCGGGTCGCGCTTGCCCTTGTACTTCTTCTGGATCTTCTGCATCTCCGGCTGGATCATCTGCATCCGCCGTGAGCTGTGGATCTGCTTGACGAAGAGCGGGATGAGCAGCAGACGCACGACGACCGTGAGGCCGACGATCGACATCGCCCAGGCCCAGCCCGTGGGCAGCCCGACGAGGTCGAAGAGCCAGTGCCAGGCGTACATGACCCACGCCTCGCCGAGCTTGATCGGGTAGAGCAGGGTCTGCA
This is a stretch of genomic DNA from Terracoccus luteus. It encodes these proteins:
- a CDS encoding R3H domain-containing nucleic acid-binding protein; protein product: MDGTAPSKRKTRVQQLEREGEVAADFLETLLDIADLDGDIDVDVDGDRAAVAIVDSEEGRVPRRLVGTDGKVLEALQELTRLAVQVETGERSRLMLDVAGHRAERRTALVELAHRSIAEVKETGERRSLDPMTAFERKVVHDEVSAAGLVSESEGVEPRRHIVILPA
- the yidC gene encoding membrane protein insertase YidC gives rise to the protein MLDFLQTLLYPIKLGEAWVMYAWHWLFDLVGLPTGWAWAMSIVGLTVVVRLLLIPLFVKQIHSSRRMQMIQPEMQKIQKKYKGKRDPESQKAQQAEMMDLYRRTGTNPFSSCLPILIQSPFFFGLFQLLNNLRAQSEGKQPGIGPITNEVARTIESSTIFGARLSDAFMTSPDVNVKIFTAVLIVLMSATTFTTQYQLMRKNMPAAALDNPFAKQQKVLLYLMPFFFMISGINFPIGVLLYWLTTNLWTMGQQFYVIRNMPAPGSEAEKAQRERMKRKGKTVKELVVPGLGTAVDEVEDDAPRSGQRQQPKGKKRAKGARPGVVGANGSSNTSSDADGADVAVDQNAGQDADLVADGAAPDPTRDGAVAGARATTGSSGSRSGGSATSATSPGSRAARPGTATSPRQSQAGRKRKRGSSPR